Proteins encoded together in one Penicillium digitatum chromosome 1, complete sequence window:
- a CDS encoding Sensitivity To Red Light Reduced-like, SRR1, producing MHHLHCFHEDPEPGTRPLKEWPCTPDKAIELLKEWYDNGKPFFTKKELENVSNQLHRRYNTRRKSNSQKQLISVKGLTGSKISYEVVTGQLHMGAARNEDWEIQQPKITYLCYEQLISAVSSGKGLLEEAFFPLQIEHFMLVRASDTKLPISTPYIENRVAVDEFLQNTLKSWKESPEWQMLKALLKHVASHEITKIIGIASGSMEFGPDDEDCTYRSAIQHSLMIALKESIEDMNDEEIRFYAQEPRYTAVDTWALAEHGCEVLEDPKALLEIDNDCILFSCCPALPLKDITVDFARPAMLIWDRVIYEGDRGLHNPNSARVMNMVEDEYDLYLFWDLHDTVLAPFKSELVVYIRREVE from the exons ATGCACCATTTGCATTGTTTCCACGAAGATCCCGAGCCGGGCACTCGGCCCCTCAAAGAATGGCCATGCACCCCTGATAAAGCTATAGAGCTTCTCAAGGAGTGGTATGACAATGGCAAGCCTTTCTTCACGAAGAAAGAACTTGAAAATGTTTCGAACCAACTCCATCGCCGGTACAACACCCGGAGAAAGAGTAATTCGCAAAAGCAACTGATCTCTGTCAAGGGCCTCACTGGTTCCAAGATCTCTTACGAAGTGGTGACTGGACAGCTTCATATGGGAGCAGCCAGGAATGAAGACTGGGAGAT CCAGCAGCCCAAGATCACATACTTATGCTATGAACAACTCATTTCGGCAGTGAGTTCGGGAAAAGGTCTGCTAGAGGAAGCCTTCTTCCCATTGCAGATCGAGCATTTCATGCTCGTGCGCGCGAGTGACACCAAGCTACCCATCTCCACCCCATACATTGAGAACCGTGTGGCTGTGGATGAGTTTCTCCAAAATACGCTGAAGTCCTGGAAGGAATCCCCTGAATGGCAGATGCTAAAGGCTCTTCTCAAACATGTTGCCTCTCATGAAATCACGAAGATCATCGGTATCGCGTCTGGATCAATGGAATTTGGTCCCGATGATGAGGATTGCACCTATCGCAGCGCAATTCAACACTCCCTTATGATTGCGCTCAAAGAGTCAATTGAAGATATGAATGATGAAGAGATCCGATTCTATGCGCAGGAGCCTCGCTACACCGCCGTTGACACCTGGGCTCTTGCGGAGCATGGCTGCGAGGTTCTGGAAGACCCCAAGGCTTTGCTTGAAATTGACAACGACTGCATTCTTTTCTCTTGCTGCCCCGCTCTTCCGTTGAAGGATATTACTGTTGACTTTGCTCGGCCAGCGATGCTGATCTGGGACCGAGTTATCTATGAAGGAGATCGTGGGTT GCATAATCCAAACTCCGCTCGGGTGATGAACATGGTTGAAGATGAATATGATCTCTATTTGTTTTGGGACTTACACGATACTGTGCTTGCTCCCTTCAAGTCAGAACTTGTTGTTTACATCCGCCGTGAGGTGGAGTAA
- a CDS encoding putative exo-beta- -glucanase protein has protein sequence METSDFVVSAAGSKTFHPFTRLPTELRLQIWRSALPERDKPAFTPYPKGGWLPVAPESQHASNIHQAPVEWKFCPQSLDQIRVKIPLADVNHEARQVALKWAHKQGFEVIFHNDRQCFIFLRPFEPMRDLIWIGGDVFELFIDECWGVHESAHSPENVSLPIKVGHFAVPVNLLIHDRCLTSLADTLRCFSGDIVLYIIADEHPSFNVIHGNHTKVQPRWELHDTLEGETMVWERKSKTFEVELGPRLFNENSIQYERILEGSQLIACVLGRFMPNVNFEIRAARAIRL, from the coding sequence ATGGAGACCTCCGATTTTGTCGTATCGGCGGCCGGCTCCAAAACCTTTCATCCATTTACCCGCCTTCCCACCGAACTGCGCCTCCAGATATGGCGTAGCGCTTTGCCCGAGCGGGACAAGCCTGCATTTACTCCCTACCCAAAGGGTGGTTGGCTCCCTGTTGCACCTGAAAGTCAGCATGCAAGTAACATCCATCAAGCCCCTGTGGAGTGGAAGTTCTGCCCCCAATCACTTGATCAAATCCGTGTCAAGATCCCACTCGCCGACGTGAACCACGAGGCTCGTCAGGTTGCTCTCAAATGGGCACACAAGCAGGGATTTGAGGTCATTTTCCATAATGACAGACAGTGTTTTATCTTCTTACGCCCTTTTGAGCCAATGCGCGACCTGATATGGATTGGCGGTGATGTATTTGAACTCTTCATCGACGAGTGTTGGGGGGTGCACGAGTCGGCTCATTCTCCGGAGAATGTTTCTCTTCCCATCAAAGTCGGTCACTTTGCCGTGCCTGTGAATTTGTTGATACATGATCGGTGTTTGACTTCGCTTGCCGACACCCTTCGCTGTTTTTCCGGCGACATAGTTTTGTACATCATCGCGGACGAGCATCCAAGCTTTAATGTGATACATGGTAACCACACAAAGGTACAGCCGCGGTGGGAGCTTCATGACACACTTGAAGGAGAAACAATGGTCTGGGAACGTAAAAGCAAGACATTTGAGGTGGAACTGGGCCCCCGACTCTTCAATGAGAACTCCATTCAATACGAGCGAATATTGGAAGGCAGTCAATTGATAGCTTGTGTTCTTGGCCGATTTATGCCCAACGTCAACTTTGAGATACGGGCTGCTCGTGCCATCAGACTTTGA